Proteins found in one Candidatus Chlamydia corallus genomic segment:
- a CDS encoding 5'-methylthioadenosine nucleosidase: protein MRHLLFLILYSFPLAVFSADNFTILEEKHSPLRRIGIIFALPEVTPVSFDAKCPIPWFSHSKKSLEGQRIYYSGDSFGKYFVVSALWPNKVSSAVVACNMILKHRVDLILIIGSCYSRSENSRFGNVLISKGYINYDADVRPFFDRFEIPDIKKSIFATSEVHREAILRGGEEFVSVHKKEIEELLKVHGYLKSTTKTEHSLMEGLVATGESFAMSRNYFLSLQKLYPEIYGFDSVSGAVSQVCYEYSIPCLGVNILLPHPLESRSNNDWKHLQSEVSKIYMDTLLKSVLKELCSAH from the coding sequence ATGCGTCATCTTCTATTTCTTATTCTTTACTCTTTTCCTTTAGCAGTATTCTCTGCTGATAATTTCACTATTTTAGAAGAAAAACACAGTCCTTTGAGGCGTATAGGTATTATTTTTGCCTTGCCAGAGGTGACACCAGTTTCTTTTGATGCTAAATGTCCAATTCCTTGGTTTTCTCATAGTAAAAAGTCGCTAGAAGGACAGAGAATTTATTATTCTGGGGACTCTTTTGGAAAATATTTTGTAGTTTCCGCTCTTTGGCCGAATAAAGTCTCCTCAGCTGTTGTTGCTTGTAATATGATTCTTAAACACCGTGTGGATCTTATTTTAATTATTGGCTCGTGTTATTCTAGATCTGAAAATAGTCGTTTTGGCAATGTCTTAATTTCTAAAGGCTATATTAATTATGATGCAGATGTGAGGCCTTTCTTTGATAGATTTGAGATTCCAGACATTAAAAAGAGTATTTTTGCAACTAGTGAAGTTCATCGGGAAGCAATTCTTCGTGGAGGCGAAGAGTTTGTCTCTGTTCATAAAAAAGAAATAGAGGAGCTTCTGAAGGTTCACGGGTATTTGAAATCAACAACAAAAACAGAACATTCCTTAATGGAAGGGTTAGTTGCTACCGGAGAGTCTTTCGCTATGTCGCGAAACTATTTTCTTTCTCTCCAAAAATTGTACCCTGAGATTTATGGTTTTGATAGTGTCAGCGGTGCTGTCTCTCAGGTATGCTATGAATATAGTATTCCTTGTTTAGGAGTGAATATCCTTCTTCCTCATCCTTTAGAATCACGGAGTAACAATGATTGGAAGCATCTTCAAAGTGAGGTAAGTAAAATTTATATGGATACGCTATTAAAAAGTGTATTAAAAGAACTTTGTTCAGCTCATTAA
- a CDS encoding ABC transporter ATP-binding protein produces MLQAHRLCYSYNNHVILENASFEASPGTITIILGSSGVGKTTLFRLFAGFLPLQKGELLWNGNPLTRKNVAYMQQKDALLPWRTALKNMMLPTELGFNTSENSLSHQRLQEIIHNFDLALLLDRYPDELSGGQRQRIALAAQCLSSKPVLLLDEPFSSLDVLLKEQLYEDIVALAQKENKTVLLVTHDFHDVLYLGDALFVMKNKTLTPVPLDPSMRSLNSGLHLIQDLKEHLYR; encoded by the coding sequence ATGTTGCAAGCTCATCGTCTATGTTATTCCTATAACAATCATGTCATTTTAGAAAATGCTTCCTTTGAAGCATCTCCGGGAACTATTACGATTATTTTAGGAAGTTCTGGGGTGGGAAAGACTACTTTGTTTCGTTTGTTTGCGGGTTTTTTACCTTTACAAAAGGGGGAACTTCTATGGAATGGCAATCCCTTAACTCGAAAAAATGTTGCCTATATGCAGCAAAAAGACGCCTTGCTTCCTTGGCGTACGGCTTTAAAAAATATGATGTTACCAACAGAACTTGGCTTCAATACAAGTGAAAATTCCTTGTCTCATCAACGCCTTCAAGAGATTATACACAATTTCGATCTCGCACTACTTCTTGATCGTTATCCAGATGAGCTTTCAGGGGGGCAAAGGCAGCGTATAGCCCTTGCTGCTCAGTGCTTGTCTTCAAAGCCCGTGCTCCTTTTAGATGAGCCTTTTTCTTCTTTGGACGTATTACTTAAAGAGCAACTCTACGAAGATATTGTTGCCTTAGCACAGAAAGAAAACAAAACGGTGCTTCTTGTTACTCACGACTTTCATGATGTTTTATATTTAGGGGACGCCCTGTTTGTAATGAAGAACAAAACACTAACGCCTGTTCCTCTGGATCCTTCAATGAGATCTTTAAATAGTGGGCTACATTTAATCCAAGATTTAAAAGAGCACCTATATAGATGA
- a CDS encoding SPW repeat domain-containing protein, whose protein sequence is MDKEKLENIYRHFRYRFLKLSILPAFLGVLLLCSPNTLNYAQVDAIFSDRLCGFLLIFLAIASLIKRSLLWLGAPLGIWVTLFACVAGRSPTIFANDTLIGFAILAVVCISPTRPEALEVGPTLPEGFSYNPSAGGRRAAVLFLSLLGWLEARYLTAASLGIASKSSKFLLLYSSIMTVYSLLVVLSLAGSERRWHTRPKIVIATALALIGVIILTLLPIILHELRHDCWLCLCLTIEPAFAVVFAYDETRATLRYISQFLGDKRALARASFFGSEYYKHTLSWEERTVLPLRKAYKQAFEGISFPINQLLAIVIAAIFVKVNSTMSLPTFSKNFLNICCWFIIVLFILAFAESLRHLRWMNLIFAAAILLSPALFHIPLESPMFLPTIITGFILIVLSIGKIQRNKHKS, encoded by the coding sequence ATGGACAAAGAAAAACTAGAAAATATTTACCGACATTTTCGTTACCGTTTTTTAAAGCTCAGTATCCTCCCAGCATTTCTTGGTGTCCTACTTCTATGTTCCCCAAATACCTTAAATTATGCACAAGTCGATGCCATTTTTTCTGACCGTTTGTGCGGTTTTTTACTTATTTTCTTAGCTATTGCCTCCTTAATAAAACGTTCTCTCCTCTGGTTAGGAGCTCCACTAGGCATCTGGGTCACTCTTTTCGCTTGTGTTGCAGGACGGTCTCCTACTATTTTTGCAAACGATACTCTCATTGGCTTTGCAATTCTTGCCGTAGTATGTATTTCTCCTACACGCCCTGAAGCCCTTGAAGTGGGCCCAACCTTACCTGAAGGTTTTTCTTATAATCCTTCCGCCGGAGGACGCAGAGCAGCAGTGTTATTCCTTAGCTTACTTGGCTGGTTAGAAGCTCGGTACCTTACTGCTGCAAGCCTCGGTATTGCATCCAAATCTTCCAAATTCTTACTATTATATTCGTCTATAATGACTGTATACTCTCTTCTAGTAGTTCTCTCTTTAGCAGGAAGTGAGCGTCGCTGGCATACAAGACCAAAGATCGTAATTGCTACAGCCCTAGCCCTAATAGGCGTCATTATTCTAACTCTTCTGCCTATCATCCTACACGAACTCCGCCATGATTGTTGGCTCTGTCTTTGCCTAACTATAGAACCTGCATTCGCTGTCGTCTTTGCCTATGATGAAACCCGGGCAACCTTACGCTATATTTCTCAATTTTTAGGAGATAAACGAGCCCTTGCTAGAGCATCATTCTTTGGATCAGAATACTACAAACATACTCTATCTTGGGAAGAAAGAACTGTACTTCCTCTAAGAAAAGCCTACAAACAAGCATTTGAAGGCATCTCCTTCCCAATCAACCAGTTACTTGCTATCGTAATTGCTGCTATTTTTGTAAAAGTCAATAGCACTATGAGCCTACCTACTTTTTCTAAAAATTTTCTAAATATATGTTGTTGGTTTATTATCGTGCTCTTCATCTTAGCTTTTGCAGAAAGTCTTCGTCACTTGCGTTGGATGAATCTGATCTTCGCCGCAGCTATTTTACTCTCTCCAGCACTCTTTCATATTCCTTTAGAATCTCCGATGTTTTTACCCACGATCATCACAGGATTTATTTTAATTGTGCTATCTATAGGAAAAATACAAAGAAATAAACATAAGTCCTAA
- a CDS encoding thioredoxin domain-containing protein, translating to MNKKILVLCTAMFFIVCFGFMIHKKHTILPPKAHIPTNAKHFPTIGNPYAPINITVFEEPSCSACAEFTTEVFPLLKKHYIDTGEISFTLIPVCFIRGSKPAAQALLCIYHHDPRQEDTNAYMEYFHRILTYPKEEGSHWASSEVLAKLAEGLKTNSGRSINAKGLEQCVASGKYNEQIKKNNLYGSQVLGGQLATPTAVVGDYLIEDPTFHEIERAIQHIRQLQAIEGDQSD from the coding sequence TTGAATAAAAAGATCCTAGTTTTGTGCACTGCGATGTTTTTTATAGTTTGTTTTGGTTTCATGATACATAAGAAACATACGATTTTGCCCCCTAAAGCCCATATTCCTACAAATGCAAAACACTTTCCCACGATAGGCAATCCTTATGCTCCTATAAATATTACTGTATTTGAGGAGCCTTCTTGTTCTGCCTGCGCGGAATTTACTACCGAAGTGTTTCCTTTGTTAAAGAAGCATTATATTGATACTGGAGAGATTTCATTTACTTTGATTCCTGTCTGTTTCATCCGAGGATCTAAACCCGCAGCTCAAGCATTGCTCTGTATTTATCATCACGATCCACGTCAGGAAGATACAAACGCCTATATGGAATATTTTCATCGTATTTTAACGTATCCTAAAGAGGAAGGCTCCCACTGGGCTAGTTCTGAAGTCCTTGCTAAGTTGGCTGAGGGTTTAAAAACAAATTCTGGGCGTAGTATTAATGCTAAAGGTTTGGAGCAGTGTGTAGCTTCTGGGAAGTACAATGAGCAGATTAAGAAGAATAATTTATATGGATCCCAGGTTTTAGGAGGACAATTAGCAACGCCAACGGCTGTAGTCGGAGATTACTTAATCGAAGATCCTACATTTCATGAAATAGAAAGAGCTATTCAACATATCCGTCAGTTGCAAGCTATTGAAGGAGATCAGAGTGATTAA